A genome region from Labrys wisconsinensis includes the following:
- a CDS encoding amino acid ABC transporter ATP-binding protein has translation MNKWYGDFHVLKDINLNVSRGERIVICGPSGSGKSTMIRCINRLEEFQKGSVTVDGIPLTNDLKRIDEVRREVGMVFQHFNLFPHLTVLENCMLAPIWVRKMPKKEAEERAMHFLTRVRIPNQAKKYPGQLSGGQQQRVAIARALCMNPKIMLFDEPTSALDPEMVKEVLDTMVSLAEDGMTMLCVTHEMGFARQVANRVIFMDAGQIVETNEPNAFFSNPQHERTKLFLSQILH, from the coding sequence ATGAACAAGTGGTACGGCGATTTCCATGTCCTCAAGGACATCAACCTGAACGTGAGCCGCGGCGAGCGCATCGTCATCTGCGGCCCGTCCGGCTCCGGCAAGTCGACGATGATCCGCTGCATCAACCGCCTGGAGGAATTCCAGAAGGGCTCGGTCACGGTCGACGGCATCCCGCTCACCAACGACCTCAAGCGCATCGACGAGGTACGCCGGGAGGTCGGCATGGTGTTCCAGCATTTCAACCTGTTCCCGCACCTCACCGTGCTGGAGAACTGCATGCTGGCGCCGATCTGGGTGCGCAAGATGCCGAAGAAGGAGGCGGAGGAGCGCGCCATGCACTTCCTCACCCGGGTGCGCATCCCCAACCAGGCCAAGAAATATCCCGGCCAGCTCTCCGGCGGCCAGCAGCAGCGCGTCGCCATCGCCCGGGCGCTGTGCATGAATCCGAAGATCATGCTGTTCGACGAGCCGACCTCGGCCCTCGACCCGGAAATGGTCAAGGAAGTGCTCGACACCATGGTGTCCCTGGCCGAGGACGGCATGACCATGCTGTGCGTCACCCACGAGATGGGCTTCGCCCGGCAGGTGGCCAACCGCGTCATCTTCATGGATGCCGGCCAGATCGTCGAGACGAACGAGCCGAACGCGTTCTTCTCCAACCCGCAGCACGAGCGCACCAAGCTGTTCCTCAGCCAGATCCTGCACTGA